A genomic window from Silene latifolia isolate original U9 population chromosome Y, ASM4854445v1, whole genome shotgun sequence includes:
- the LOC141627787 gene encoding protein FAR1-RELATED SEQUENCE 5-like — translation MEHTFPNQQSIDLNKSPDEDIEISEFDVINQGEEIVVSEADKSELLHKEVNNEQEAYDLYNDCAFLMGFSIRRSKQRKRSDGCGGISLKQYCCSKEGCKKSDAKYYTKQDIRTDCKAMICCYVDEKGAYVVAKHNMVHNHKLCPGNKRHLLRSHRNVSKEDIDWLMNLVNSGMKTNYEGKGGSEMVGYTPRDAYNVISREKKKYMEGPDAHALIQIFMRRKQQEEDFFFDFELDEKGRLCNFFWRDGQMKKDYDLFSDPTITDTMYRTNRYDMICAPFVGINHHGRNIIFGCGFFMREKTESFIWLFKAFLKSMGDKQPSTIMTDQSAAMVGGIKEVFKKSCHRLCVWHLMENSKKHIRHLRAQKGFVELFDQVLKYVDSVAEFNFYWNKMITSYQCGDNEWLQKLYKNKEKWCPAYSKDHFSEGILSSQRSETTNDSISRRLRATATLCEFYSCFVDVVTEWRYRENGDDFDCLQGNPEMIANHINMLTHAREVYTTELYHVFEEQFLKSWTLHQHL, via the exons ATGGAGCACACCTTTCCTAATCAACAGTCAATTGATTTGAACAAATCTCCAGATGAAGATATTGAAATTTCTGAATTCGACGTCATAAATCAAG GTGAGGAGATCGTAGTCAGCGAAGCCGATAAATCCGAGCTACTACATAAAGAGGTAAATAATGAACAAGAAGCCTATGACCTTTATAATGACTGTGCCTTTTTGATGGGGTTTAGCATAAGGCGAAGCAAGCAAAGAAAAAGATCAGATGGATGTGGTGGTATATCATTGAAACAATATTGTTGTTCGAAAGAAGGGTGTAAGAAATCAGACGCGAAAtattacacaaaacaagatatAAGAACAGATTGCAAAGCAATGATTTGTTGTTATGTTGATGAAAAGGGAGCTTACGTTGTCGCGAAACATAACATGGTACATAACCACAAACTATGCCCAGGGAACAAGCGTCACCTTCTCCGTTCCCATAGAAATGTAAGCAAAGAAGACATTGATTGGCTCATGAATCTGGTCAACAGTGGCATGAAGACTAATTACGAAGGAAAAGGTGGATCAGAAATGGTTGGATACACACCTAGAGATGCTTACAATGTGATTTCCAGGGAAAAGAAAAAGTATATGGAAGGTCCAGATGCACATGCCCTTATTCAAATATTCATGAGACGCAAACAGCAGGAAGAAGACTTCTTCTTTGACTTTGAGCTAGATGAAAAAGGGAGATTGTGTAATTTCTTTTGGCGTGATGGACAAATGAAGAAGGACTATGATTTATTTAGTGATCCTACAATTACCGACACAATGTATAGAACTAATCGGTACGACATGATATGTGCTCCTTTCGTTGGAATTAATCACCATGGGAGAAATATAATTTTTGGTTGTGGGTTTTTTATGAGAGAAAAAACCGAGTCATTTATTTGGTTATTCAAAGCGTTCTTAAAATCAATGGGTGACAAGCAACCATCCACAATAATGACTGATCAATCGGCCGCAATGGTAGGAGGTATTAAAGAAGTGTTCAAGAAGTCATGCCACCGACTATGTGTATGGCACCTGATGGAGAACTCTAAAAAGCACATAAGACATCTAAGAGCACAGAAAGGATTTGTTGAGctttttgatcaagttttgaaaTATGTTGATagtgttgcggaattcaatttctATTGGAACAA GATGATCACTAGCTATCAATGTGGGGACAATGAGTGGCTTCAGAAACTTTATAAAAACAAAGAGAAATGGTGTCCTGCATATTCTAAAGACCACTTTTCGGAAGGTATTTTATCATCTCAAAGGAGTGAAACAACAAACGATTCCATCTCGAGAAGACTTCGTGCTACAGCTACACTTTGTGAGTTCTACTCTTGCTTTGTTGATGTCGTAACTGAGTGGCGGTATAGAGAGAATGGTGACGATTTTGACTGCCTTCAAGGAAATCCGGAAATGATTGCAAATCATATAAATATGTTGACACATGCTAGAGAAGTGTACACTACTGAGCTTTACCATGTTTTCGAAGAACAATTTCTGAAATCTTGGACACTTCATCAGCAtctttga